CTTCCAAGACGAGATAATCACGGCCAAGTCGACGACGCCGAGCCCGGACCTTCGAAGAGAGCTGGTTCGACGCTGCTGCAGGAAGAAGTCGAGCAAGCGACAACCGGCTCGACGAAACGAAGGGAGAGCAGCGTCGAAAAACGAGGCGTCAGCGTACAAATGCATCCGATTTCTAGTTCCGAGCACCTGGCCGCCGATGGGATGGATGCATCGGTAATAACCGCGAGACCGGATCTTtccaatctctctctctttctttagCTGCACACACGCGAGGTGATTTCTAGGAATCGTTTTCATACGACGGCCGATCTATCCTTTCTCAGCGACATTGAATTGGAATGAATGCGATTTTATTCACGGTTGTACTTTCACCAACTACTTCCGTTGTTTATGCACAGCCTCGAGAGATTTAGCTTTTTAATTTACCGGTGCAAAAAACGTCAACCGGATTTGCAACCTTGAGACGAGACTCTACCAAGTACCAGATACTACTAAGGCTATTCGTAATTTCCATTTCACCAGTTCATAGCATATGACTTATCACGGTTTCGATGCAGAACTTGTCGGAGTTGTTTTGAAACCAATAAATTCtatcatttttgaaatcacaaCTTCTTGCACTGtgagtgaaaattttgcaTTCAGCGTAATTGATAACGTGACGCTCGGCAAATGGTTCCCAATTGGGTAACGTTGTTGGTCTAACTCGGTCCATGACGTTCGCTTCGCTGTTGGTTACGATGAAAAGCTGCAGCGTTACAACTTCATCCTGCCTACTTTCTATTATTATATCTACCACGTGGGTTGAATGTCCAATATATATGACGCACTGTCACTATCGTTGACTTTAATTAACGCAGTTTCAATTGCGGTATGGTTGGTGAAACGGTATAAGGCAGGTATAGTTACATACCAGCGCGGCAGCGGAACAATTTTGTTACCCTGTACTTTGCGCCAGCCCACGTAAATGGTTAAACAAAACGTTTGCTTCCTGCATGCTGATGGGAAAAAAGAGTTACAGAATTCCCCCCGTGAAATACTGACTGGAACACCATTGTATCTGTGAATTATATTGTCGAATCTATTTTACAGTCATCCTCATCGGTGGAGACACAGAGACGATCCAGACAACTCTTGGTCGGCTGGGACACCTTTCGTTCCAGAACAATGCTCCTCCTGATAGTGTTACTCGTCGTCTGGGCTATCGTATACTTCCCGCTGATTCTGACGTGATTTCACAACTGCAAAGTCAAAACGGAAGATACTTTTTATGCGAGCATCCCCACGCCATGATTACAACTGCTCAGCGTCAATTGATACGGAGTGAAAAGTTCGATGACAAAAATGATTACTTGCCATTCTTCGTCGTCTTCAGCTCGGATCTAGTCACCCGATTTGcgcaataaaaaaaggaaacgaagtataaatattgaaagaataaCAGTGACCGAAGATACCTTGAGACGATTATAAGCTTGATTCATTGCTTTCGAGTGCTTTGAGTTACGAATAATCAAACACgaagtaaaaatataataccaagtatattttaaaaagaatTGTGCGTGGATTGAAGACTAATTACTCACAATGGCGTTGGGatttttacctttattttttcatacatccAACCGAGGAGTTGTTCACTTTACCGACTGAGGATACGTACAACGTGTTGATCCATGTGTTTATCCGCATGATTTACCACGATTTCACGCAACTTGGAATTACTTGAAACTTCGATTGATATGAAATTACCACGTGACTTCACATCGTTTCACAATTTACACGACTCGTTACAAATTTCTACAATCTTCTAGAACTGAGAACTAAACTTTCGTAAGAACTTGCAAGTGAacgcgaaaagaaaattcatcatCGGATGCGCACGTGACTCAAAGAGTGATTGACCTCTCGTATCAAAGAACGAGTAATAGATTAAGATAGATTATAGTAACTGTGTAGTGAATGACGACAGAAAAGATCGCGTTACGTCATAACTAAGCCATGAAATTAACGTACACCAATCTCCTTGATTCTATAAAGACGGTTTGATttggataaaatataataatcgtaCATTTCACTCAGATATCTAGCATCTCTTTCTTCGCGAAATAAAGGAAAGTCACGTTGTAATCGATAAATACGGAGAAGCAACGAATTCGAATGACGTGTTATAATTGCTGTGTTTCACTCAGGCACGCAAAGATACCGATTAACGTATGTATTATTAGGCTAAAGTGAATCGTAAAGTTAACACGCGGTTATAATCCGGGACAATATGTTATTAGCTTATCAATATTTGTTGCAAAACACTGAGTCAACGtcaaagttgcaaaaaaaattattccatgACAAAAATCCAGACCCTCAATTACCGAATCGTAAACACGGTTGTTAACAGGTAGGGATTTCCCAAATGTATTATACGCATTTGAATGCGTATACATTAACAATTCTTACTTAacgatatgtatatattttcgcAGCCACCTGTATCAACAAgccaaaaaaaatgatattgaagttagtaacgttatcgtaacggtTCAACCGTAATTTCACGATTTTGGaattctctgaaattcaataagccgttataaaacaaaacacactcatatttcgaaatcttagttccttAAAAATCTTTGCAAAAGTAAGAACTTATCGATTTTTGTcctcaatgtttcgttacgataacgttactaacttcaacctcgtcgaaaaaaatattcaggccaAACTTTACGGACAATTTTCGACGCTCAACTTCGGTCCCGCGATTTGTGTACCTGTGCCACGAATGGTAGCGCGATAATTTCTTCGAATTCGAGAATGTCAGAGTTGACCTTTAGCATCAAACGAGAAAAGTGttacaagaataataatagtcGCATGCACCTTAATTTATACCAATGTAAATAGAATtgtaagtttttcaaaataaatgccAATTATTAAAACATAACATTACGCAAGTATTGAACTCTAAATTTAATTCTTAATACAATTCCCAGGACCAAAAACACTTTGGCAaggatttttctcatctttcaaAACAAGATCCTTTTTCATCCAAGAAGGATAAACTTTGGCGAACTTTGACGCTTTCGATTCGCAATGTCAGTACCGCTTCTTCTGGACTCGTCGGAAGCCAATCACAATCGTTGGCAACGCTGAGAAGCCAATCACTACCGTGACTTATCCCCTTATACCGTGTACAGGATAAGTTCGAACAAACGTCAGTAATATTTCTCGCTAATAAGTCGATTGCTCTATCAACCAATGATAAACTGAGGACAAGAGAAAGCGTATTTGCCCCTGGCTATAAGATCGTCGTCAAACATACTTTAGTGTGCCCCAAGTCGCACGCGCAGAGCCATTGCTCTCGGTAGATACTTTTCTCGACTACTTATCCGTGCGGTAGTAAAGTCGTTAATATAATCTAAGGTAAACCAGGAACGTGAGTCAAAACTACAGTTAAGTTCAGCGCAAA
This is a stretch of genomic DNA from Neodiprion fabricii isolate iyNeoFabr1 chromosome 2, iyNeoFabr1.1, whole genome shotgun sequence. It encodes these proteins:
- the LOC124176242 gene encoding uncharacterized protein LOC124176242 isoform X1; its protein translation is MPRPKEISRTSAVPDSRQTRGELLVKRLEFDKPRRKSFLYRRPEVLDVKTELSNVELTQEWDVLGGGRGPAASSAEPEAEAGADRTARRARGTRTKDSPLPRRDNHGQVDDAEPGPSKRAGSTLLQEEVEQATTGSTKRRESSVEKRGVSVQMHPISSSEHLAADGMDASSSSSVETQRRSRQLLVGWDTFRSRTMLLLIVLLVVWAIVYFPLILT
- the LOC124176242 gene encoding uncharacterized protein LOC124176242 isoform X2, which codes for MPRPKEISRTSAVPDSRQTRGELLVKRLEFDKPRRKSFLYRRPEVLDVKTELSNVELTQEGAVEALPQALQNPKRKLVLIGPRGGLAEHGQRTALFQDEIITAKSTTPSPDLRRELVRRCCRKKSSKRQPARRNEGRAASKNEASAYKCIRFLVPSTWPPMGWMHRHPHRWRHRDDPDNSWSAGTPFVPEQCSS